A stretch of the Capsicum annuum cultivar UCD-10X-F1 chromosome 8, UCD10Xv1.1, whole genome shotgun sequence genome encodes the following:
- the LOC107844838 gene encoding probable helicase CHR10 isoform X4, producing MNYEQRLIAAAKFVYAVDSDADDSPVNSVDLEVKATLKPHQIEGVSWLVRRYCLGVNVILGDEAKSLPLDVLLTTYDIVLLDEDFLSQVPWRYAIIDEAQRLKNPSSVLYNVLKERFVIPRKLLMTGTPIQNNLSELWALLHFCMPAVVGTLELFLSTFKEAGDPSFPDTDKAKEQFKILKYVIGAFMLRRTKSQLIESGTLVLPPLTELTVMAPLVALQKKVYMSILRKELTQLLALASGAPNIRSLQNIVIQLRKACSHPYLFPGIEPEPYEEGEHLVQASGKLLILDHLLQKLHACGHRVLLFSQMTQTLDILQDYLELRKYSYERLDGSIRAEERFAAIRSFSHKSVNNRSKFEAEKNAAFVFLISTRAGGVGLNLVAADTVIFYEQDWNPQVDKQALQRAHRIGQTNHVLSINLVTEQSVEEVIMRRAQRKLQLSHNIVGDDVLDQEGKEMAGAEAGDLRSVMLGLHMLDPAEVTNEESDKFDRNELTTMAETIIAFRNEERSARDDKFEVKPANVLGEFNVVTKRGPESIKLDHILDETSYLEWVGKFKEASQTNHNPIFELGNRRSLPEEKHLKAEAAKKKAEEEKLSKWEALGYHSLSVKDPVSAPDTDIISDSGAVHFVYGDCTRPSKVSPSEPIIIFSCVDTSGNWGHGGMFDALARLSASVPAAYERASEFGDLRLGDLHLIEITEDLGKGSDSPHAPQWVALAVVQSYNPRRKVPRGSISIPDLERCLSKASYSAAQKSASIHMPRIGYQDGSDRSEWYTIERLLRKYAALHGINIFVYYFRRAAQS from the exons ATGAATTACGAGCAGAGATTAATTGCCGCGGCGAAGTTTGTCTACGCCGTCGATTCAGACGCCGATGACTCGCCGGTCAATTCCGTTGACTTGGAAGTCAAAGCGACTCTGAAACCTCACCAAATTGAAGGGGTTTCATGGCTCGTCCGAAGATACTGTCTCGGCGTCAACGTCATTCTCG GGGATGAG GCAAAATCGCTACCTTTGGATGTGCTCTTGACAACTTACGACATAGTATTACTTGATGAAGATTTTCTATCCCAAGTTCCATGGCGTTATGCAATAATTGACGAAGCACAAAGGCTCAAGAATCCATCTAGT GTCCTCTATAATGTGCTCAAAGAGCGTTTTGTTATTCCAAGGAAATTGTTGATGACTGGCACACCCATACAAAACAACCTTTCAGAACTTTGGGCTCTTTTGCACTTTTGTATGCCTGCAGTTGTTGGAACACTGGAGCTGTTCCTTTCTACATTCAAGGAAGCTGGAGATCCATCAT TCCCTGATACAGACAAAGCTAAGGAACAATTCAAAATTCTGAAATATGTGATAGGGGCTTTTATGCTCCGACGAACTAAATCTCAGCTTATCGAGTCAGGGACACTTGTGCTGCCACCTCTTACTGAGCTTACTGT gATGGCACCATTGGTGGCCCTGCAAAAGAAGGTATACATGTCCATATTAAGGAAGGAGCTAACTCAGCTGCTAGCACTTGCTTCTGGAGCACCCAATATTCGGTCGTTGCAGAATATT GTAATTCAACTACGAAAAGCATGTAGTCATCCTTACCTTTTTCCTGGTATAGAACCTGAACCGTATGAAGAGGGAGAGCACCTAGTTCAG GCTAGCGGCAAACTGCTAATTTTGGATCATCTTCTTCAAAAACTTCATGCTTGTGGACATAGGGTTCTTCTTTTCTCTCAGATGactcaaacacttgatatactgCAG GATTATCTGGAGTTGAGGAAATATTCGTATGAGCGTCTTGATGGTTCAATTCGCGCAGAAGAGCGTTTTGCTGCAATCAGGAGCTTTAGTCACAAGTCAGTCAATAATAGATCGAAGTTTGAAGCCGAAAAAAATGCAGCAtttgttttcttgatttcaaCAAGAGCTGGTGGAGTTGGATTGAATCTTGTGGCTGCTGATACA GTCATATTTTATGAACAAGATTGGAATCCCCAGGTAGACAAGCAGGCCTTGCAGCGTGCTCACCGAATTGGTCAAACAAACCATGTGTTATCTATAAATTTAGTCACAGAGCAGTCAGTGGAGGAG GTCATCATGCGTAGAGCTCAACGGAAGTTACAGCTTAGCCACAACATTGTAGGAGATGATGTCTTGGATCAGGAAGGGAAAGAGATGGCAGGAGCTGAAGCTGGTGACTTGCGCTCTGTTATGCTTGGCTTGCATATGCTAGATCCTGCAGAAGTAACCAATGAAGAATCAGATAAATTTGATAGGAATGAATTGACTACAATGGCAGAAACAATTATCGCGTTTCGCAACGAAGAACGTTCAGCCAGAGATGACAAGTTTGAGGTTAAGCCCGCTAACGTTTTAGGTGAGTTTAATGTTGTCACAAAAAGGGGTCCAGAGTCTATTAAGCTTGATCACATTCTCGATGAAACTTCATATCTCGAGTGGGTTGGGAAATTCAAGGAAGCATCACAGACCAACCATAATCCAATTTTCGAGCTGGGAAATAGGAGAAGCTTGCCTGAAGAAAAGCATCTAAAAGCCGAAGCTGCAAAGAAAAAGGCAGAGGAGGAGAAATTGTCAAAATGGGAAGCTCTTGGATACCACTCATTATCGGTCAAAGATCCTGTATCAGCTCCTGATACTGACATCATCTCTGATTCTGGAGCTGTTCACTTTGTTTACGGGGACTGCACCCGTCCTTCTAAAGTGTCTCCATCAGAGCCGATCATTATATTCAG CTGTGTTGATACATCAGGAAACTGGGGTCATGGGGGTATGTTTGATGCATTGGCAAGACTGTCAGCTAGTGTACCTGCAGCATATGAGCGAGCTTCTGAATTTGGTGATCTTCGTCTAGGCGATCTTCATCTTATAGAGATCACAG AGGATCTAGGTAAGGGCAGTGATTCACCTCATGCTCCTCAATGGGTAGCTTTGGCTGTTGTGCAGTCATACAACCCTAGGCGCAAAGTCCCCCGCGGCAGTATCTCCATCCCTGACTTGGAGAGATGTCTGTCAAAAGCATCATATTCAGCTGCTCAGAAGTCTG CATCAATCCATATGCCAAGAATCGGTTATCAGGATGGTTCTGACAGGTCAGAATGGTACACCATTGAACGTCTGCTGCGGAAGTATGCAGCTCTGCACGGcataaatatttttgt GTATTATTTCCGACGTGCAGCTCAGAGCTAA
- the LOC107844838 gene encoding probable helicase CHR10 isoform X3: MGLGKTLQAISLLSYMKVNLKTPGPFLVLCPLSVTDGWMSEMASFAPNLRVLSYTGEKEHRRNLRRKLYEHMNTEASDAKSLPLDVLLTTYDIVLLDEDFLSQVPWRYAIIDEAQRLKNPSSVLYNVLKERFVIPRKLLMTGTPIQNNLSELWALLHFCMPAVVGTLELFLSTFKEAGDPSFPDTDKAKEQFKILKYVIGAFMLRRTKSQLIESGTLVLPPLTELTVMAPLVALQKKVYMSILRKELTQLLALASGAPNIRSLQNIVIQLRKACSHPYLFPGIEPEPYEEGEHLVQASGKLLILDHLLQKLHACGHRVLLFSQMTQTLDILQDYLELRKYSYERLDGSIRAEERFAAIRSFSHKSVNNRSKFEAEKNAAFVFLISTRAGGVGLNLVAADTVIFYEQDWNPQVDKQALQRAHRIGQTNHVLSINLVTEQSVEEVIMRRAQRKLQLSHNIVGDDVLDQEGKEMAGAEAGDLRSVMLGLHMLDPAEVTNEESDKFDRNELTTMAETIIAFRNEERSARDDKFEVKPANVLGEFNVVTKRGPESIKLDHILDETSYLEWVGKFKEASQTNHNPIFELGNRRSLPEEKHLKAEAAKKKAEEEKLSKWEALGYHSLSVKDPVSAPDTDIISDSGAVHFVYGDCTRPSKVSPSEPIIIFSCVDTSGNWGHGGMFDALARLSASVPAAYERASEFGDLRLGDLHLIEITEDLGKGSDSPHAPQWVALAVVQSYNPRRKVPRGSISIPDLERCLSKASYSAAQKSASIHMPRIGYQDGSDRSEWYTIERLLRKYAALHGINIFVYYFRRAAQS, translated from the exons ATGGGGTTGGGGAAGACTTTGCAAGCTATATCATTGCTGAGTTATATGAAAGTCAATCTAAAGACTCCTGGACCATTCT TGGTACTCTGTCCTCTTAGCGTGACAGATGGTTGGATGTCTGAGATGGCCAGTTTTGCCCCAAATTTGAGAGTGCTATCCTATACTGGAGAAAAGGAGCATCGGCGCAACTTACGTAGGAAGCTATATGAGCATATGAACACGGAGGCGTCTGAT GCAAAATCGCTACCTTTGGATGTGCTCTTGACAACTTACGACATAGTATTACTTGATGAAGATTTTCTATCCCAAGTTCCATGGCGTTATGCAATAATTGACGAAGCACAAAGGCTCAAGAATCCATCTAGT GTCCTCTATAATGTGCTCAAAGAGCGTTTTGTTATTCCAAGGAAATTGTTGATGACTGGCACACCCATACAAAACAACCTTTCAGAACTTTGGGCTCTTTTGCACTTTTGTATGCCTGCAGTTGTTGGAACACTGGAGCTGTTCCTTTCTACATTCAAGGAAGCTGGAGATCCATCAT TCCCTGATACAGACAAAGCTAAGGAACAATTCAAAATTCTGAAATATGTGATAGGGGCTTTTATGCTCCGACGAACTAAATCTCAGCTTATCGAGTCAGGGACACTTGTGCTGCCACCTCTTACTGAGCTTACTGT gATGGCACCATTGGTGGCCCTGCAAAAGAAGGTATACATGTCCATATTAAGGAAGGAGCTAACTCAGCTGCTAGCACTTGCTTCTGGAGCACCCAATATTCGGTCGTTGCAGAATATT GTAATTCAACTACGAAAAGCATGTAGTCATCCTTACCTTTTTCCTGGTATAGAACCTGAACCGTATGAAGAGGGAGAGCACCTAGTTCAG GCTAGCGGCAAACTGCTAATTTTGGATCATCTTCTTCAAAAACTTCATGCTTGTGGACATAGGGTTCTTCTTTTCTCTCAGATGactcaaacacttgatatactgCAG GATTATCTGGAGTTGAGGAAATATTCGTATGAGCGTCTTGATGGTTCAATTCGCGCAGAAGAGCGTTTTGCTGCAATCAGGAGCTTTAGTCACAAGTCAGTCAATAATAGATCGAAGTTTGAAGCCGAAAAAAATGCAGCAtttgttttcttgatttcaaCAAGAGCTGGTGGAGTTGGATTGAATCTTGTGGCTGCTGATACA GTCATATTTTATGAACAAGATTGGAATCCCCAGGTAGACAAGCAGGCCTTGCAGCGTGCTCACCGAATTGGTCAAACAAACCATGTGTTATCTATAAATTTAGTCACAGAGCAGTCAGTGGAGGAG GTCATCATGCGTAGAGCTCAACGGAAGTTACAGCTTAGCCACAACATTGTAGGAGATGATGTCTTGGATCAGGAAGGGAAAGAGATGGCAGGAGCTGAAGCTGGTGACTTGCGCTCTGTTATGCTTGGCTTGCATATGCTAGATCCTGCAGAAGTAACCAATGAAGAATCAGATAAATTTGATAGGAATGAATTGACTACAATGGCAGAAACAATTATCGCGTTTCGCAACGAAGAACGTTCAGCCAGAGATGACAAGTTTGAGGTTAAGCCCGCTAACGTTTTAGGTGAGTTTAATGTTGTCACAAAAAGGGGTCCAGAGTCTATTAAGCTTGATCACATTCTCGATGAAACTTCATATCTCGAGTGGGTTGGGAAATTCAAGGAAGCATCACAGACCAACCATAATCCAATTTTCGAGCTGGGAAATAGGAGAAGCTTGCCTGAAGAAAAGCATCTAAAAGCCGAAGCTGCAAAGAAAAAGGCAGAGGAGGAGAAATTGTCAAAATGGGAAGCTCTTGGATACCACTCATTATCGGTCAAAGATCCTGTATCAGCTCCTGATACTGACATCATCTCTGATTCTGGAGCTGTTCACTTTGTTTACGGGGACTGCACCCGTCCTTCTAAAGTGTCTCCATCAGAGCCGATCATTATATTCAG CTGTGTTGATACATCAGGAAACTGGGGTCATGGGGGTATGTTTGATGCATTGGCAAGACTGTCAGCTAGTGTACCTGCAGCATATGAGCGAGCTTCTGAATTTGGTGATCTTCGTCTAGGCGATCTTCATCTTATAGAGATCACAG AGGATCTAGGTAAGGGCAGTGATTCACCTCATGCTCCTCAATGGGTAGCTTTGGCTGTTGTGCAGTCATACAACCCTAGGCGCAAAGTCCCCCGCGGCAGTATCTCCATCCCTGACTTGGAGAGATGTCTGTCAAAAGCATCATATTCAGCTGCTCAGAAGTCTG CATCAATCCATATGCCAAGAATCGGTTATCAGGATGGTTCTGACAGGTCAGAATGGTACACCATTGAACGTCTGCTGCGGAAGTATGCAGCTCTGCACGGcataaatatttttgt GTATTATTTCCGACGTGCAGCTCAGAGCTAA
- the LOC107844838 gene encoding probable helicase CHR10 isoform X1, with product MNYEQRLIAAAKFVYAVDSDADDSPVNSVDLEVKATLKPHQIEGVSWLVRRYCLGVNVILGDEMGLGKTLQAISLLSYMKVNLKTPGPFLVLCPLSVTDGWMSEMASFAPNLRVLSYTGEKEHRRNLRRKLYEHMNTEASDAKSLPLDVLLTTYDIVLLDEDFLSQVPWRYAIIDEAQRLKNPSSVLYNVLKERFVIPRKLLMTGTPIQNNLSELWALLHFCMPAVVGTLELFLSTFKEAGDPSFPDTDKAKEQFKILKYVIGAFMLRRTKSQLIESGTLVLPPLTELTVMAPLVALQKKVYMSILRKELTQLLALASGAPNIRSLQNIVIQLRKACSHPYLFPGIEPEPYEEGEHLVQASGKLLILDHLLQKLHACGHRVLLFSQMTQTLDILQDYLELRKYSYERLDGSIRAEERFAAIRSFSHKSVNNRSKFEAEKNAAFVFLISTRAGGVGLNLVAADTVIFYEQDWNPQVDKQALQRAHRIGQTNHVLSINLVTEQSVEEVIMRRAQRKLQLSHNIVGDDVLDQEGKEMAGAEAGDLRSVMLGLHMLDPAEVTNEESDKFDRNELTTMAETIIAFRNEERSARDDKFEVKPANVLGEFNVVTKRGPESIKLDHILDETSYLEWVGKFKEASQTNHNPIFELGNRRSLPEEKHLKAEAAKKKAEEEKLSKWEALGYHSLSVKDPVSAPDTDIISDSGAVHFVYGDCTRPSKVSPSEPIIIFSCVDTSGNWGHGGMFDALARLSASVPAAYERASEFGDLRLGDLHLIEITEDLGKGSDSPHAPQWVALAVVQSYNPRRKVPRGSISIPDLERCLSKASYSAAQKSASIHMPRIGYQDGSDRSEWYTIERLLRKYAALHGINIFVYYFRRAAQS from the exons ATGAATTACGAGCAGAGATTAATTGCCGCGGCGAAGTTTGTCTACGCCGTCGATTCAGACGCCGATGACTCGCCGGTCAATTCCGTTGACTTGGAAGTCAAAGCGACTCTGAAACCTCACCAAATTGAAGGGGTTTCATGGCTCGTCCGAAGATACTGTCTCGGCGTCAACGTCATTCTCG GGGATGAG ATGGGGTTGGGGAAGACTTTGCAAGCTATATCATTGCTGAGTTATATGAAAGTCAATCTAAAGACTCCTGGACCATTCT TGGTACTCTGTCCTCTTAGCGTGACAGATGGTTGGATGTCTGAGATGGCCAGTTTTGCCCCAAATTTGAGAGTGCTATCCTATACTGGAGAAAAGGAGCATCGGCGCAACTTACGTAGGAAGCTATATGAGCATATGAACACGGAGGCGTCTGAT GCAAAATCGCTACCTTTGGATGTGCTCTTGACAACTTACGACATAGTATTACTTGATGAAGATTTTCTATCCCAAGTTCCATGGCGTTATGCAATAATTGACGAAGCACAAAGGCTCAAGAATCCATCTAGT GTCCTCTATAATGTGCTCAAAGAGCGTTTTGTTATTCCAAGGAAATTGTTGATGACTGGCACACCCATACAAAACAACCTTTCAGAACTTTGGGCTCTTTTGCACTTTTGTATGCCTGCAGTTGTTGGAACACTGGAGCTGTTCCTTTCTACATTCAAGGAAGCTGGAGATCCATCAT TCCCTGATACAGACAAAGCTAAGGAACAATTCAAAATTCTGAAATATGTGATAGGGGCTTTTATGCTCCGACGAACTAAATCTCAGCTTATCGAGTCAGGGACACTTGTGCTGCCACCTCTTACTGAGCTTACTGT gATGGCACCATTGGTGGCCCTGCAAAAGAAGGTATACATGTCCATATTAAGGAAGGAGCTAACTCAGCTGCTAGCACTTGCTTCTGGAGCACCCAATATTCGGTCGTTGCAGAATATT GTAATTCAACTACGAAAAGCATGTAGTCATCCTTACCTTTTTCCTGGTATAGAACCTGAACCGTATGAAGAGGGAGAGCACCTAGTTCAG GCTAGCGGCAAACTGCTAATTTTGGATCATCTTCTTCAAAAACTTCATGCTTGTGGACATAGGGTTCTTCTTTTCTCTCAGATGactcaaacacttgatatactgCAG GATTATCTGGAGTTGAGGAAATATTCGTATGAGCGTCTTGATGGTTCAATTCGCGCAGAAGAGCGTTTTGCTGCAATCAGGAGCTTTAGTCACAAGTCAGTCAATAATAGATCGAAGTTTGAAGCCGAAAAAAATGCAGCAtttgttttcttgatttcaaCAAGAGCTGGTGGAGTTGGATTGAATCTTGTGGCTGCTGATACA GTCATATTTTATGAACAAGATTGGAATCCCCAGGTAGACAAGCAGGCCTTGCAGCGTGCTCACCGAATTGGTCAAACAAACCATGTGTTATCTATAAATTTAGTCACAGAGCAGTCAGTGGAGGAG GTCATCATGCGTAGAGCTCAACGGAAGTTACAGCTTAGCCACAACATTGTAGGAGATGATGTCTTGGATCAGGAAGGGAAAGAGATGGCAGGAGCTGAAGCTGGTGACTTGCGCTCTGTTATGCTTGGCTTGCATATGCTAGATCCTGCAGAAGTAACCAATGAAGAATCAGATAAATTTGATAGGAATGAATTGACTACAATGGCAGAAACAATTATCGCGTTTCGCAACGAAGAACGTTCAGCCAGAGATGACAAGTTTGAGGTTAAGCCCGCTAACGTTTTAGGTGAGTTTAATGTTGTCACAAAAAGGGGTCCAGAGTCTATTAAGCTTGATCACATTCTCGATGAAACTTCATATCTCGAGTGGGTTGGGAAATTCAAGGAAGCATCACAGACCAACCATAATCCAATTTTCGAGCTGGGAAATAGGAGAAGCTTGCCTGAAGAAAAGCATCTAAAAGCCGAAGCTGCAAAGAAAAAGGCAGAGGAGGAGAAATTGTCAAAATGGGAAGCTCTTGGATACCACTCATTATCGGTCAAAGATCCTGTATCAGCTCCTGATACTGACATCATCTCTGATTCTGGAGCTGTTCACTTTGTTTACGGGGACTGCACCCGTCCTTCTAAAGTGTCTCCATCAGAGCCGATCATTATATTCAG CTGTGTTGATACATCAGGAAACTGGGGTCATGGGGGTATGTTTGATGCATTGGCAAGACTGTCAGCTAGTGTACCTGCAGCATATGAGCGAGCTTCTGAATTTGGTGATCTTCGTCTAGGCGATCTTCATCTTATAGAGATCACAG AGGATCTAGGTAAGGGCAGTGATTCACCTCATGCTCCTCAATGGGTAGCTTTGGCTGTTGTGCAGTCATACAACCCTAGGCGCAAAGTCCCCCGCGGCAGTATCTCCATCCCTGACTTGGAGAGATGTCTGTCAAAAGCATCATATTCAGCTGCTCAGAAGTCTG CATCAATCCATATGCCAAGAATCGGTTATCAGGATGGTTCTGACAGGTCAGAATGGTACACCATTGAACGTCTGCTGCGGAAGTATGCAGCTCTGCACGGcataaatatttttgt GTATTATTTCCGACGTGCAGCTCAGAGCTAA
- the LOC107844838 gene encoding probable helicase CHR10 isoform X2 produces MNYEQRLIAAAKFVYAVDSDADDSPVNSVDLEVKATLKPHQIEGVSWLVRRYCLGVNVILGDEMGLGKTLQAISLLSYMKVNLKTPGPFLVLCPLSVTDGWMSEMASFAPNLRVLSYTGEKEHRRNLRRKLYEHMNTEASDAKSLPLDVLLTTYDIVLLDEDFLSQVPWRYAIIDEAQRLKNPSSVLYNVLKERFVIPRKLLMTGTPIQNNLSELWALLHFCMPAVVGTLELFLSTFKEAGDPSFPDTDKAKEQFKILKYVIGAFMLRRTKSQLIESGTLVLPPLTELTVMAPLVALQKKVYMSILRKELTQLLALASGAPNIRSLQNIVIQLRKACSHPYLFPGIEPEPYEEGEHLVQASGKLLILDHLLQKLHACGHRVLLFSQMTQTLDILQDYLELRKYSYERLDGSIRAEERFAAIRSFSHKSVNNRSKFEAEKNAAFVFLISTRAGGVGLNLVAADTVIFYEQDWNPQVDKQALQRAHRIGQTNHVLSINLVTEQSVEEVIMRRAQRKLQLSHNIVGDDVLDQEGKEMAGAEAGDLRSVMLGLHMLDPAEVTNEESDKFDRNELTTMAETIIAFRNEERSARDDKFEVKPANVLGEFNVVTKRGPESIKLDHILDETSYLEWVGKFKEASQTNHNPIFELGNRRSLPEEKHLKAEAAKKKAEEEKLSKWEALGYHSLSVKDPVSAPDTDIISDSGAVHFVYGDCTRPSKVSPSEPIIIFSCVDTSGNWGHGGMFDALARLSASVPAAYERASEFGDLRLGDLHLIEITEDLGKGSDSPHAPQWVALAVVQSYNPRRKVPRGSISIPDLERCLSKASYSAAQKSGIISDVQLRAKRWIPSMPHQQLDKIRNSLFSAV; encoded by the exons ATGAATTACGAGCAGAGATTAATTGCCGCGGCGAAGTTTGTCTACGCCGTCGATTCAGACGCCGATGACTCGCCGGTCAATTCCGTTGACTTGGAAGTCAAAGCGACTCTGAAACCTCACCAAATTGAAGGGGTTTCATGGCTCGTCCGAAGATACTGTCTCGGCGTCAACGTCATTCTCG GGGATGAG ATGGGGTTGGGGAAGACTTTGCAAGCTATATCATTGCTGAGTTATATGAAAGTCAATCTAAAGACTCCTGGACCATTCT TGGTACTCTGTCCTCTTAGCGTGACAGATGGTTGGATGTCTGAGATGGCCAGTTTTGCCCCAAATTTGAGAGTGCTATCCTATACTGGAGAAAAGGAGCATCGGCGCAACTTACGTAGGAAGCTATATGAGCATATGAACACGGAGGCGTCTGAT GCAAAATCGCTACCTTTGGATGTGCTCTTGACAACTTACGACATAGTATTACTTGATGAAGATTTTCTATCCCAAGTTCCATGGCGTTATGCAATAATTGACGAAGCACAAAGGCTCAAGAATCCATCTAGT GTCCTCTATAATGTGCTCAAAGAGCGTTTTGTTATTCCAAGGAAATTGTTGATGACTGGCACACCCATACAAAACAACCTTTCAGAACTTTGGGCTCTTTTGCACTTTTGTATGCCTGCAGTTGTTGGAACACTGGAGCTGTTCCTTTCTACATTCAAGGAAGCTGGAGATCCATCAT TCCCTGATACAGACAAAGCTAAGGAACAATTCAAAATTCTGAAATATGTGATAGGGGCTTTTATGCTCCGACGAACTAAATCTCAGCTTATCGAGTCAGGGACACTTGTGCTGCCACCTCTTACTGAGCTTACTGT gATGGCACCATTGGTGGCCCTGCAAAAGAAGGTATACATGTCCATATTAAGGAAGGAGCTAACTCAGCTGCTAGCACTTGCTTCTGGAGCACCCAATATTCGGTCGTTGCAGAATATT GTAATTCAACTACGAAAAGCATGTAGTCATCCTTACCTTTTTCCTGGTATAGAACCTGAACCGTATGAAGAGGGAGAGCACCTAGTTCAG GCTAGCGGCAAACTGCTAATTTTGGATCATCTTCTTCAAAAACTTCATGCTTGTGGACATAGGGTTCTTCTTTTCTCTCAGATGactcaaacacttgatatactgCAG GATTATCTGGAGTTGAGGAAATATTCGTATGAGCGTCTTGATGGTTCAATTCGCGCAGAAGAGCGTTTTGCTGCAATCAGGAGCTTTAGTCACAAGTCAGTCAATAATAGATCGAAGTTTGAAGCCGAAAAAAATGCAGCAtttgttttcttgatttcaaCAAGAGCTGGTGGAGTTGGATTGAATCTTGTGGCTGCTGATACA GTCATATTTTATGAACAAGATTGGAATCCCCAGGTAGACAAGCAGGCCTTGCAGCGTGCTCACCGAATTGGTCAAACAAACCATGTGTTATCTATAAATTTAGTCACAGAGCAGTCAGTGGAGGAG GTCATCATGCGTAGAGCTCAACGGAAGTTACAGCTTAGCCACAACATTGTAGGAGATGATGTCTTGGATCAGGAAGGGAAAGAGATGGCAGGAGCTGAAGCTGGTGACTTGCGCTCTGTTATGCTTGGCTTGCATATGCTAGATCCTGCAGAAGTAACCAATGAAGAATCAGATAAATTTGATAGGAATGAATTGACTACAATGGCAGAAACAATTATCGCGTTTCGCAACGAAGAACGTTCAGCCAGAGATGACAAGTTTGAGGTTAAGCCCGCTAACGTTTTAGGTGAGTTTAATGTTGTCACAAAAAGGGGTCCAGAGTCTATTAAGCTTGATCACATTCTCGATGAAACTTCATATCTCGAGTGGGTTGGGAAATTCAAGGAAGCATCACAGACCAACCATAATCCAATTTTCGAGCTGGGAAATAGGAGAAGCTTGCCTGAAGAAAAGCATCTAAAAGCCGAAGCTGCAAAGAAAAAGGCAGAGGAGGAGAAATTGTCAAAATGGGAAGCTCTTGGATACCACTCATTATCGGTCAAAGATCCTGTATCAGCTCCTGATACTGACATCATCTCTGATTCTGGAGCTGTTCACTTTGTTTACGGGGACTGCACCCGTCCTTCTAAAGTGTCTCCATCAGAGCCGATCATTATATTCAG CTGTGTTGATACATCAGGAAACTGGGGTCATGGGGGTATGTTTGATGCATTGGCAAGACTGTCAGCTAGTGTACCTGCAGCATATGAGCGAGCTTCTGAATTTGGTGATCTTCGTCTAGGCGATCTTCATCTTATAGAGATCACAG AGGATCTAGGTAAGGGCAGTGATTCACCTCATGCTCCTCAATGGGTAGCTTTGGCTGTTGTGCAGTCATACAACCCTAGGCGCAAAGTCCCCCGCGGCAGTATCTCCATCCCTGACTTGGAGAGATGTCTGTCAAAAGCATCATATTCAGCTGCTCAGAAGTCTG GTATTATTTCCGACGTGCAGCTCAGAGCTAAGAGATGGATACCATCAATGCCCCATCAGCAATTGGACAAAATCAGGAACAGCCTCTTTAGTGCAGTTTAA
- the LOC107857200 gene encoding uncharacterized protein LOC107857200 isoform X2: MKYSEMKIAAKAYFNRNWNREDMLNPNEIPGHAHKTLKKWIWEAGGLYTVLSTVASLLWLYLTLPWSVLCCQLLGRCSNLLWNFLVWSQVNGYQGQGSSSIPVACFILMLSCTGGL, translated from the exons ATGAAATACTCAGAGATGAAAATTGCTGCGAAAGCTTACTTCAATAGGAATTGGAATAGAGAAGACATGTTGAATCCTAATGAAATTCCCGGACACGCTCACAAAACTTTGAAGAAG TGGATCTGGGAAGCGGGAGGGCTGTACACAGTCCTTTCTACTGTAGCAAGTTTACTCTGGCTTTACTTAACACTTCCATGGAGCGTG CTCTGTTGTCAGCTTCTTGGCAGGTGCAGCAATTTGCTATGGAACTTTTTGGTTTGGAGCCAGGTTAATGGTTATCAAGGACAAGGGTCATCCTCTATCCCGGTTGCCTGCTTCATTCTTATGCTTTCATGTACTGGTGGTTTGTGA
- the LOC107857200 gene encoding bax inhibitor 1-like isoform X1, with product MKYSEMKIAAKAYFNRNWNREDMLNPNEIPGHAHKTLKKVYLPLLCTTLAATFGSFLQWIWEAGGLYTVLSTVASLLWLYLTLPWSVLCCQLLGRCSNLLWNFLVWSQVNGYQGQGSSSIPVACFILMLSCTGGL from the exons ATGAAATACTCAGAGATGAAAATTGCTGCGAAAGCTTACTTCAATAGGAATTGGAATAGAGAAGACATGTTGAATCCTAATGAAATTCCCGGACACGCTCACAAAACTTTGAAGAAG GTGTATCTTCCTCTCTTATGTACCACGTTGGCCGCTACTTTTGGTTCCTTCTTGCAGTGGATCTGGGAAGCGGGAGGGCTGTACACAGTCCTTTCTACTGTAGCAAGTTTACTCTGGCTTTACTTAACACTTCCATGGAGCGTG CTCTGTTGTCAGCTTCTTGGCAGGTGCAGCAATTTGCTATGGAACTTTTTGGTTTGGAGCCAGGTTAATGGTTATCAAGGACAAGGGTCATCCTCTATCCCGGTTGCCTGCTTCATTCTTATGCTTTCATGTACTGGTGGTTTGTGA